DNA from Agathobaculum sp. NTUH-O15-33:
TTAACAATTTCAAACAAACTATTTACAGCTTTGCCCGCAGATCCTATTTTAAATAGCATCTGTCCGGTTGCCATCAAACATGTGTTAAGTAAACACAGCAATGTCATCTTCATTTTTCTTCATCCCCACTCAAACTTTCCAACTCTCGCACTCTTTTTTCTAGAAGCGCAATCGTCTGAATTATCCGTTTAATTTTCTCATTCATTTTTGAAACAATTGAGGTCAGCGACATAAGGATGATGATAATGCAGAAAAAGATGATGGCAAACAAGGCGTTTGTTGGCTCATAGATTCCGACAAGACCGGCAAACCAGTTTATAAATTGTGGAAAAATACCCAAAAGTAACATTAAAATACCTGAAAGTATCCAAAGCAAAGTATATTTTAGATTTAAGCTTTTCTTTTTTAGAAGGTGGAGAAGCAATGCAAAGTAAATCATGATTGCAATTAACATTGCCACACGTAGCGTATTCGTAATCATGTTATCCCCGTTCTTTCTTTATGGTTAAACGCTCAAGTATTAGTGCAATGGATACTTTTAACATATAATACGCTGATTTAAAGGAATGAATAGAACTTTGTCCGCCCTGCCGTTCATGCATAATCACGGGTACTTCCGCGATTCGAGCACCTTTTAGACCTGAAGCCAGTATTGCTTCAGGCTCAGGATAATCCTGAGCATAATTTTCTGCAAATTCTTTTATCATTTTACGGTTCACAGCTCGCATTCCGCTTGTAACATCCTGTACTTTAATACCACAAAGCAACTGAATTAATCCACTTAAAAAGTAAATACCCAGCCGTCTTAATGCTGAAGACTGAAATCCCTCTTTCTTTATAAAGCGTGAGCCGATTACAATATCAGCTTGTCCGCTTATAATAGGAGAAATTAGCTCCTTTATGTATCGCGCGTCATGCTGTCCATCACCATCAAATTGAATAGCAATATCATAATCATGCTCCAAGGCGTATTGATAGCCGGTTTGGACGCCACCACCAATACCAAGATTTACGGGCAAATCCAAAAAAGAAATCCAATTCTCAAACAGGATTTTTCGAGTATCATCGGTTGAACTGTCGTTAATTACAATAAGATGCGTTTGGGGAGCATGTTTCTGCAGATTAAATACTGTGCGCAAAATGTTCTCCGACTCGTTATAAGCGGGAATAATTACGAGGATTTTCATTGTGCATTCACCTCCAGATTAATGACATTTGCACACCATTTATTACCACTCGGATCGCTAATTGAAATTGAAATATCTCCCTTCAGACCATCAAGAGAAAATATTTCATCAAGCATGAAGTACTCCATATTAGGAATTGCTTTTTTATAGAAAACGGTGGCACCTGCATTATGCGTAATCTTGATTTGGAAACCAGCATCAGGTATCTCCCAACGTACGTAACTCGGAATACATATAATCCCCTTCACTTGAACATTTTTTGTATTTTCCGGTAGCTGAATAATTTGTGATTCTCGAAGTTCGGTGCAAGTATTTACTTTTCCTGTCATACTATATCCAATGAGAAGCGGTGTATCACGGCCAATAAAATAGCCACTTACCTCTTCCAACGATACAATTTCAGCGCCCACCATATTAGCATTGTCGCAGAGATTATCAAAGTTATTTACTGTTGTCATATCATAAATCCCAGCGCCGTTAGCTTCATTCTTCGCGATTTTACCAAGATAATAATCCGCATAATCAATCCCCTTTTCCTGTTTAACGCTTGCTAAACTTGCCGTTACATACGAACCATTAATAATTGGCGCATCCGGATCCATCGCTTTCATCATACTATGTTGGAAATTTGTGGATAAAAAGAAATCGACGCGATTCCGTTGTTCTTCTGTGCCGATCAATCCACGATCCTTTAACAAATATTTAGCATTATCGGCATATGTAGATTTTAATGATTCCCAAGAAACTACATCTCTCCATCCCCAGTCATAGAGGTTTAAGGCACCTGCTAGCGTGTTAAACGCACATTGAATGGTCAACGTAGCAAGAAGAGTAATAGCGATAATGCGTTTCGCGTTTCCTCCATCTACAATCCATGGAAAGACTGCGCCTATCAGCACAATGGCAGCCAGCATTTCACAAAGAATTGCATACCGCGGATATCCAGTGCTTTTTTGCCATAATATTGTAAAACCAACAAAGCAAGCCGTTACCGCTAGCAAGTTGGTAGCGCGCTTCTTTAGCAAACAACGAACGGCCACCACACCAGTTGCGATCCAACCTAACAACAGATAGATTTGTGAATATTTAGAGATTTCTGAAACGCGTTCAGTTGGATGCATGATAAGATGTACTGGCCAAAGAAGGAACTCCTTCCAACTGCTTGGTCCCCAACGCGTATCTTTAAAATTTTTATCCGGATAAAAAGGAGATTTAAAAACTGCATTAAATGTCCAATAGACCGGATTTCCTGTACTCGTATAGGCATATAGCAGATATGGGGTCGCAGGTATTATGCCTACCAGAAAGCATAGCAAAAATGTTCTAAATTTAATAGATTGACGACTTTGATAAATAAATACTAGCAGCAACGGTGCAATAAAGATAATATTAGTAATTTTCATTGCAAACAAGATACCGCAAACCATTGCAACAAATAGCAATTGGGCAAAAGAACGTTTTCCCTTTCGCTGAATTAAAGTAATATTTAACAGCCATAAAAGCAGTGGAATTCCAAATAAGTCAACCATATAGGTTCCCAAATCTGCAATGCTATAGAATAGCATAACCGATAGAAAAGCCAAAGTATCTTCGCTCAGCACAAACATAATAAAATCATAAAGCGGCCGCTTAATAGATTTTTTACGGAGCTTCTCTCGTAGCTTTTGCTGCGACTCCTTAAGCAGGTGACCAGTCAGACCTACTACTTGATAATAAATCAGTAAAAGTAAAAATGCGTTTCCCAAAGTACCCAGTCGATATCCTAAGAGAATACGAGGATAATAAAATATACGATCACTCAACGGGAAGAAAAATGTGAAACCTGCCGGAAATACGTTACAATTAACATTATCTACAAAGTAAGGTGTCTGCCAAAACACTCTTCCTTGTGACACATCATGACTTAAATCTGGAATAATGCTTCGTATTAGAGCAATGACTAAGATTATCGCAACATACAAATAAAATGAG
Protein-coding regions in this window:
- a CDS encoding DUF2304 domain-containing protein; protein product: MITNTLRVAMLIAIMIYFALLLHLLKKKSLNLKYTLLWILSGILMLLLGIFPQFINWFAGLVGIYEPTNALFAIIFFCIIIILMSLTSIVSKMNEKIKRIIQTIALLEKRVRELESLSGDEEK
- a CDS encoding glycosyltransferase family 2 protein, with amino-acid sequence MKILVIIPAYNESENILRTVFNLQKHAPQTHLIVINDSSTDDTRKILFENWISFLDLPVNLGIGGGVQTGYQYALEHDYDIAIQFDGDGQHDARYIKELISPIISGQADIVIGSRFIKKEGFQSSALRRLGIYFLSGLIQLLCGIKVQDVTSGMRAVNRKMIKEFAENYAQDYPEPEAILASGLKGARIAEVPVIMHERQGGQSSIHSFKSAYYMLKVSIALILERLTIKKERG